The Salvia miltiorrhiza cultivar Shanhuang (shh) chromosome 2, IMPLAD_Smil_shh, whole genome shotgun sequence DNA window gttttatcttgcttggttggtggtgtgtgattgttagctccattagatttctggtaagatgtcaatgatgatttctgtgaaaaaaatttggaatttaattttctttgatgatttgagtataattgaaactaatttgcataattctgtagtgattttgaccttgacttttggacgttgaataaacatgtgaggatttgagccataactgtttatcatacacagtttattctttgttgtgagtttgattatgcatgtggtgatcttctagaacttgccaaggtttctgtgtcgaggttgttgttgtgcccaggattaagagatgattttaggccatcttttgttagccacattattatcccaaacactgtccttgaaaaaaattatccttcgttatccactttgagcctatttagcttttattctttagccggatgatagggggtgatgaagtatatggggatctttgtgtggtgaatatcatagtgggttgtgaaaaagaagggatgatattgtgctaCTATTTACTATAATAAGCTCTAGAaggttgtgaaaaaaaaaagaaaaaaaattgttgaaaaaaagaaaaaaaaagggaaaaaaaaagaaaaagaaaaaagtgtgaagtcgagtgtacatTGAGAAATTGATTAGAAtatcgactttgtttgttggaaataaatggaaagcataaaagagtgtttagttctgttttgtgatgattaaatcccttgagttgtgtgattatggtggcatagtCGGGTGGAAGATGAAAtgtattccatacttgatttgtgaagttataagtgttggtgttcttaattattttgagtcacttagcatatatttccctaccttaaccaatgtccctacattataacccaaagaaaaagacttttttgatcttagtcctggcacactattagcgatggagattgtagacgattggcaagcttatggtaagtgatctatattgcattgattttcgatgagagtatacacgtcctattccatcaattgagagttgagtgaaacACATatttgtgagattcaattgtttggaatgtcaaggttgatgtTGCTATAgattgtgtttattggtgaattttatGCTTGATTATTGGAGATTTGataattctatcattctttaatttttatgagGCATCTATGATCTAGAAttttacccattcgtgttattgattgtgttcttctcattattcgaggacgaacaatggcttaagtttgggggagttgataacactcatgtttccatagtttttagtgttcttatgatgttaattttatagaaaattgagtgtttgatgattgttttgtgcttaaattgctttgtCTTGTGAAATGTGTTACTTGCTTgaactttgatgattttttacagaaatatggagttcgaatttggactgttggtctgaatgaaagttgtagttcgtctcgatacgagttcgtaggcgcaaacggttcgcaaatccgagttcggacaaGAAAGATATCgctgaaacaagaaagtcgcgcgcagcagtgaatagtgtccgacggaaatttccgaatttttgggaattttcgggttttttatattttctcagtattttcgagttctaaactgtatttatctcttgtgcctatatataggtcctttcgctgacctattagacacatcttttcacatctctttacctcttttctccatcttttcagttttagacttagaattttattgttttcatagattagctttattttcctacaagattcaaactgtcattcaacattcttccgggttttatctattttatttatttcaattgctttattttatttatgcttttattttattttatgatgtctagctagttcttttatctgaatcTAGGGTTTGTACAAAGTTGATTTAATATGTATGTTTGatttgttgatatcaatttgtcctccaacttgtgatttatgaatcctggtgcctgttttcttgtgaattacctgatcaataatttacatgtctagctgttcagtttgagtcttgaatgcgataattgttcagccgattcaggaatgcatgatatagtgttagccttgagtcttgaatgcgacaggcgaagctataggaagctattttttgtgtgctatttggagttaatttattccttggaatcttgaatgtgaaaaggggtaaattaatctacgttcataggtgttcgttagagaagcttgtgaataatgtAGTGATCTTTCGTcggggttggattaaattggtaattgaatgcatgtgtttgaGTAACGATAGTatatccctagggtcagagttttttttattatttgagtttttatcctgttttattttgttttgtgtgGATTTTAGTTTTGTTCTTCGTTCTCGTGGGAGTTTGCCTGAATACTACTAGAGTTTACtcgggattacttagagtgattcgttataatagtccatgtggatacgatactcgacttgctgtttctgtgctacgattacactgtttagttgcagtttttgttgctataaaaatagtgatcacctCTTCTTTAAATGCGAAGGCACTAAAAAGATTTGGGAGGACATCAAGACTTGGATGCGACTCAAGGGACTCATGTCTACAATACCGAGTGGTTTAAAGCACCTCACGGAAAAGAAGAAGGGATCGGCAATCGTGAGCAAGGCTAAACTCCTTGCGCTTGCAATGACGGTAAACCACCTTTGGTTTGCTTGGGATAAGCTTATTTTCGAAGAGGAGGCCTTCGTCGGGACAAAGGTACTTTATGAGATAAAATGTGATATCTTTAGATGTTTGTTTGAGCTCTATCCACCGGAGGAGGTTCGGGCCAACCTTGAATGGAATGGAGTTTCCACTAGGTGGAAATAAGTTGGCCACCTATCGCTAGTCCATGCAGATGCTTTTAAAATCCCCCGCTATATCCGCAGGATGATTCAGCGCTTCCGGGGGCAGGGCTGCGCTGAGCAGCGCTACGGGGCAGGCCTGCGCAGAGCAACGCTACAGGGTAGGGCAGCGGTGAGCAGCACTTTCGGAGCAGGGCATCCGGGGCAAGGCTGCGCGGTGCAGCGTTTCCGGGGCAGGGCTGCGCTGGGCAGCGCTCCTGGGCAGGGCTGCACTGAGCAGCGCTTCCATGGGCAGTGCTGCGCTGGGCAGCGCTTCCAGGGCAGGGCTGCGCTGAGCAACGCTTCCAGGGCTGGGCAACACTCCTGGGCAGGGCTGCACTGCGCAGTGCTTCCGGGGGCAGTGCTGCGCTGGGCAACACTTCCAGGGCAGGGCTGAGCTGTGAAGCGCTTCCGGGCCAGGGCTGCGCTGCACAGGGCAGTGCTTCAGGGCAGGGCTGCGTCGAGTAGCACTTCCAAGCCAGCACTTGACAACACTCAGCAGTTGGAGGGCACACCAGAGGTTGCTAGTGGCGCTGAACTCCTGATAAGTTACGGCCTTGGATGAACCTCATTATCCACAAGGCTAGAGGAATACCACTACGTCACCTATCGCCTAGAGATCTACCGGCAGCACGTAAATGATTGGCTCCAAATTCTCGCTCATCAAGTAAGCTCTGATTTAGATCATGGATCTGTTCCCATCCTCCATGTAACTTCCTTTTTGGAGCGCCATGTTACTGGTCGCTGCCATGTATTGTACCTAAGTTTGTAATAAAAAATTTGGGTGTGTGTGCGGGGATCTGCTCTTGGATGATCCGAGCCAGAGTACCCCAATGGCTTTCGTGACATAATCCTAAACCACAAAACTTAAACACAATAACGAAGATGTCAAGAATGGAAACTGGCACTGCTAAATCATCAAGTAATTATCTATTTAATCTGGAAAACTTGGAAAGATGGGCAAGTTCTAGAGGCCTTCGGCAGTTCTTGGCAGGTACTGAAAGCCCTTGGAAGCTCTCGACGGGAGATCCAGCAGCCACACGGCAGTAGCGACTGAACGCGGTAGTTTTCGATTGCCTTCAGAAGTGTGCCACGACTGATTACCTTGGCCAGCTCTTCAACAGATACCCTGAATGCCCCCACCAGCCTGCGCGCAAAGGAAAAATTCTTGGCAGGGTGCGGCCTACCACATCCCGCCGGTCTTATACTTTTACGTGTTTTGTTACCAGTTCTTGTAAAATCTTGACCATAGCACCATTCACTTTTGGAATGTGCTAAGTATGTACCAAAGTGTTATTTTCATAGAAAAGACACCCCCCTGCCCCCACTTTTCTCATTTGAGACTTATGTTTTGGTGGCTCGTACTCCCTTGGGTATGCCCAAGTATTTTGTACTTCtccttttttctttatttatttacttcgtattttcataaaaaaaagagatacaagattttttttaaagcaacTCTCGAAAGGGTGAGGGGTTAGGTAGACCCCCAACCTATAAATAACACATCAATCAGTGTCCCATACAAGACGCTGCCCAAAAGTGACAACGCCCAATAGATGCAACAAGGAGAAACCTAAAACAGACAGAACAAAACCATAATGGGATGAAACCCAAAAATGGCTCCATTCGGAAGATAAAAAAACGAAGTCAAAAAGAAAACAAGCCAAAGCAAACTAGCTATCCACATGAAAACTGAATCTAAAGTTAGGGTAACCAAGTTGATCCATCCTAACCAGAGAAAGAAACTGTCGAGGAGCAGAAGAATAATCAAAAGTAGTCAACGTCTGAAACTGATGCCCTTTCCTTTCTATAAGACCGGCAGGCCGGTCTCCCTCTCTGGGATGTGAGAGAAACGAACACGCCGAAGCTGAGTAAGCAGACGAATCCAAGCAACAATATGACGAATACTAGCATGACCATGACGCCTAGCAGACATGAGCAACACAATCGCCGCCGCATCAATCTCGACCCAGATATGAGAAGAAAATGTGATAGCCAACCTAATACCCTCAAGTAGGGCAGCTAACTCAATATCAAAACTGGAAGTAGCATCACAAGTGGTGCAGAAGGCAATAATGAGGGCTCCAGTATGATCACGAACCACTCTTCCACCTGCCCCACGCTATATGTGTGAATCGAAGGAACCATCAGTGTTCAGCTTCACCCAAGGAGACTCCGGAGGAAGCCAGTGAACCAGAGTGGAATGGAGAGTTTGCCTCACGGGAAGAGCTGGGGGCATGAAATCAACCGGTGGGGCACAATCTCGCCAATGAGAGACAGTGAGCTTCCCCGCCACAACGAGCAAACGAAGAAGTCGAACAACCTGCCAAATCACATGAAAAGCACGGAAAGAAGTAGCCTCGTGCTTATGGCTATTCCTTTTCATACAAAGAAACCACATAACCAAACAAGgtaccaaaaaagaaatgtaCCTCTTGTTCTCCCTAGGGAAAGCTCGCCGCCAGTAACCTAATCTACGTATAATATCAGTGCTCGTGTGATAAGGTGTGTGCACAGTAAAAAACCAAGAGTCAAAATGAGCCCACACAATCAAAGCAGCCTCACTCCACAGGAAAACATGCAGACACGACTCAGACTAGGGAGACACACAACAAAGACACATGGAAGCAAGGGAAATACCCCGCGACTGGAGACACGAATCAACAAGAAGACGACCAAAAAGAAGACGCCACATGAACACAAAAATAGAATGAGTAAGACAATCGCTCTAGATATCAGCAAACAAAGTCTGTCTGGGCAGCCATTTCCGAACAAGATCCCAAGTAGAGGAAGTAGAGAACTCACCGTGGCTGGTCGAATCCCATCGCATTACATCCTCCGTCCCCATCACAATTGGAGTCCGGCTCAAGGCATCAATCAACTCAACAGGAATATCATGCAAGACACGTAACTCATACAAATGAAGCTCATCCCAAGCAAAGTCATGCCAAAACTCACAAACACGGAGAAAAGTGTGACCATTTTCGGGATGACTATATGAACTCAAGGGCGATCCCCGAACCATATGTCATCCCAGAAACTAATCCTACCATTCCCAATGGACCACATAATATGACACTGAGCAGACTCAGAAATACGCATCATACGACGCGTAGGACTCACATGAACAGTATAATGTGAGCGCTGAGGGAAGCGCTCATCACAATAATTAGCCCACATATAACGAGCCCAAAGAGACTCCTTAGTCTGAAACGCCACCACAACTTAAAGCTGAAAGCGCGATCAACCTTAGAGAAACGGCGAATACCAAGACCACCCTCCGCTAAAGGCATGCAAATCTGCTCCCAGCTCACCCAGTGAATCTTCCGCTGCTCATCCGTAGAACCCCAAAAACCTTGTATTCAATTTGAGCAGTgcgtgtatttttttttgtgaggCCAAAACACTTTTATGCTTAACCACCAATTTTTCATGTCCACGTTATATATGGGTCAGCACTTTTAATAGCTCTTGATTTAAAAAGtcactttatttttaaaattttgtagaAATAAAGAAAAGGCTGCTTAAGTTTTTCCTAAAACCAAATAAGCTACttagatttaatttttattttattttattttattttattttattttacgatatataaaattattttcacttattaataaatttacttccataaataaaattttataaatttcaagCAGCTCATGCGTTTGGACATCAAGAATCCTACCTCTGTCCAAACGCAACTACAAAAAATTTCATGCTATCATTGTTTCTCATTTGATCATTGTATCAATTGTTGTTCTGTTCCTgaccaaacaaaaaaaaagggcAACTAACGTCATTTCAAGGAGAAAATCTTGCCTAATGAAGTGAGTTTGAATGTTTCTTATGCTAAGCTAAGCTGATATGCCTGTAGCTTCTTTGGGTATCAAGAATAGAAATGCCACCGGAATAAAAGTGCATAACACTTGGATGATAATGCCCACGAGAAGGTTGTGGAAGCTTCCTGAGGAGATATTCAGAACTGAGGCGAGGCCAGCACCCACGAACGAGCTCACGGTCGAACCCAAGTTGTTGATCGACATAAACAATGCAAATAATGTTCCTTCAATACCAGGTGGGCAGAGTTGCCCAGATAAGATAAGGAATGGCATAAACCTACATCAACAAATGCCAAGATTTTAAATACTAATAATTTCATTGGATTCATTTTCACTAAACTCTATTACTTAAGAAAAAGATTACTGTAACATGATGACTGTGCTGGAAAAGACATAACTAAATACAATATAGGTGGGCATGAATTTAGATATCAGCACGAAACGATTCAATGCAACGATAAGAATAacctttattaaaaaaaaaaaaaaaaactgtcatGTACGTACTTAAATTGGTTGATTCCATCTGATAGAGCTGATCCGAAGAGCACCATAACCTTGTCTGATATGCCTAGTGAAAGATTAGATCTCGACACCAGAATTGCGTCCAGAAGACTCAACACGGACAAACTAATATGAGCACACCTGAAAATTTTTAAGAATCCCACAAATTAATAATTGGTAACTTACACGGAATGAGGATCTAGAACTGCCAAAAAAAGCCAAGAGGATTCCAGGTCTAAGATCAACATACAGGAGAATCCTGCGCAATTTCATTTTCTTCAAGTAGCGATTATAAATGAAGGTCCCGAACATGAGTCCTAACCACCCTATGACACGAGTGGTGCCTAAGAATGATGCTTCCAATTTGAGAACTTCTGTCTGGTAATAGAACATTATTGTCGAGAGGTTTGGGACAGTCACATGTGCCAGGAAAAACCAAGCCATGGGCCTACACTCCCCAGGAGAAAGTAGGAGCATAAAAGAACCATCAGTTAGTCATGTCACTGATGAGAAAGAActgacaataaaaaaaaaataacaatgcTAGGCTGCAAAGAAACAATCAAATTGGTAATAAACACGTACACTTGTTCTCACGTGCTCAGAAATTTCATATTTCAGtcttaccaattttttaaatttcacttCTATTTTTGGTAGCAGCATCATAATGTATTACCTGACTTCAGCTAGTTTCTGCATTATTATACTGGTTTTTTATATTCAATCTTCGAAAAGATATCACAGTTGTTAACTTCACAACAAGAATCATCATCCACATTTCTTAGTGATTTTACTTGTCGTACTCTACAGCAGAACACTGACAAATATTCATTCTAATAAATGAATACTCAAAGCATATTGCAAGTAAATAGTACATAGGGCAGCTTAAGTGAAAGAAAGACAATTCATTGTTCCAGGTAAAGTACATATAGAGCAGCTTAAGTGAAAAATATTCAACTGAAACTCACTCCAATCTTACACAAACAACCAAATAACTAAATGAGAACGTCATAGTAATTACCTCAAAATGATTGGCTGTCTGAAAGCCCCAAGTAATGAAAATGTGGCAGTTTTCAAAGAATCGAGCCATTTTGCCACAATGAATCCCTGGCCTACAGGCACCTCTGATTCACTAGCAGTTACAGGCTCTTGTTTTGTGCTCTTCTGGCCCCTTCTTCGCCTATGAGTATTTTTTGCAGACTTCTTTGTAGAAATATTGTTATGGCTTCCCAGGTTATCTTCATGGGAATCTTTTCCATTAATTGAGTGGGAGGCTCCATTTGAGCTGGAGTTCTCAGAAAGTACTTTATCTTCTACTGAATTTTCCTCAACTAAACTACATGAAAGGAGCTGTATGGCTGGTAAAATTGAAAAAagcaaaaatattttatctatCTGTAAATTGTTAAGGGTGTAGCCCCCAAATAAACTGCCACATATTCCTCCAAAAGCCATTGCCATCCAGGATATGGACTGAAGATCACCAGCAAAACTGGCCCTGTTCAAGAGTCACAAGAAATTAATCAATTTGAAgccaaaataaaagagaaatacACAGAGCTACAACAGTGAGAAATAAAAAAGCCATGGCATGCTTTACAAAACTTGTCATCCCTCATATAATATAGAAGAAAGTTTTTACAACTGACAGATTCGCCAGTACAGCCAATAAAGACACTAAAATGTTCCATGTTGACATGTCAAGTTGGAACTTAGAAGATTAATCTCCGGTTTTGTttaaatagagagagagagagagagggagagcaaAATTGGAAATTGTCAACTTATTAGGAATTAGCGGCATTAGTCATCATACTCAACAAACGAGATATTCACCCTTCGTCGTGTATTTCACATATGCATTGAGGATCAGTGCTATTATATCACTGTAACCCGCGCATAATCATTTAGGATTCAATTTTGAGCTAAGTTTGTCAAAGGTCAAGGATTAAAAACACACTTATTTTTAAGG harbors:
- the LOC131011595 gene encoding probable folate-biopterin transporter 4, with the translated sequence MISWLKKLGIAFGASFLWLVCFIYFTQGFRSFVWTAVSYLLKDKLMLSPSASQFVTTIAFFPWSIKPVYGILSDCIPIGGKKRIPYLMIATLLSLFPWLILGIHTSSRTSRLPLMILLTVQNLGSAMADVVIDAMIAEAVRFERASFAGDLQSISWMAMAFGGICGSLFGGYTLNNLQIDKIFLLFSILPAIQLLSCSLVEENSVEDKVLSENSSSNGASHSINGKDSHEDNLGSHNNISTKKSAKNTHRRRRGQKSTKQEPVTASESEVPVGQGFIVAKWLDSLKTATFSLLGAFRQPIILRPMAWFFLAHVTVPNLSTIMFYYQTEVLKLEASFLGTTRVIGWLGLMFGTFIYNRYLKKMKLRRILLCAHISLSVLSLLDAILVSRSNLSLGISDKVMVLFGSALSDGINQFKFMPFLILSGQLCPPGIEGTLFALFMSINNLGSTVSSFVGAGLASVLNISSGSFHNLLVGIIIQVLCTFIPVAFLFLIPKEATGISA